Proteins encoded within one genomic window of Halodesulfurarchaeum formicicum:
- a CDS encoding UPF0146 family protein — translation MSRLPTGLLKLLDGHDRLVEVGIGFRTTVAAELVDRGVAVTAVDRVRRDVPPGVDFVQDDVTDPTWTGYGDADAIYALRLPPELQRPAADLADAASIPLYFTTLGGDPVLISARMQETESGPVYVHNTSARRDRTHN, via the coding sequence GTGAGTCGATTGCCGACCGGCCTGCTGAAATTGCTCGACGGTCATGACCGGCTGGTCGAGGTGGGGATCGGTTTCCGAACCACGGTCGCGGCGGAACTCGTCGATCGCGGGGTCGCCGTGACCGCCGTCGACCGAGTTCGACGGGACGTACCGCCGGGCGTGGACTTCGTCCAGGACGACGTGACCGACCCGACCTGGACGGGGTATGGCGACGCGGACGCGATCTACGCCCTGCGACTGCCGCCCGAACTCCAGCGACCGGCAGCCGATCTCGCCGACGCCGCCTCGATCCCGCTCTATTTCACCACGCTCGGGGGCGATCCCGTCCTCATCTCGGCTCGCATGCAGGAGACCGAGTCCGGGCCAGTGTACGTCCACAACACGTCGGCCCGACGCGACCGGACCCACAACTGA
- a CDS encoding TIGR01548 family HAD-type hydrolase: MQVDAVVLDIDGVLVDVSNSYRRAIVRSVEILVGETIPRAAVQSFKDAGGFNNDWVLSDAVALFVLARDRGLDQDVEDFTEHVAEQGGGLDGAKGVVRDALGDAATAVFEAWDPDRLRDVFQQLYLGPSGYRDLEGGEPDLYEGSTEDLELPPAGFMADEPILIEPATIESLTADFEIGVVTGRPRAEAHLALDRVGLSVPADRLYAMEDWTGKPDPTALIQVAERTGAETLAFAGDTRDDVRTAVNATERDQRREYYGIGVLTGGLAGESGRAAFESVGAAAVVETVNELPTILESV, from the coding sequence ATGCAGGTCGACGCGGTCGTCCTCGACATCGACGGGGTCCTCGTGGACGTCTCGAACTCGTATCGGCGGGCCATCGTCCGGAGTGTCGAAATCCTGGTGGGCGAGACGATTCCCCGAGCCGCAGTCCAATCGTTCAAAGACGCCGGCGGGTTCAACAACGACTGGGTCCTTTCAGACGCCGTCGCGCTGTTCGTGCTGGCCCGGGATCGGGGCCTCGACCAGGACGTGGAAGACTTTACTGAGCACGTCGCCGAGCAGGGCGGCGGTCTCGACGGCGCGAAGGGCGTCGTTCGTGACGCGCTCGGCGACGCGGCGACCGCGGTGTTCGAGGCGTGGGACCCGGATCGGCTCCGGGACGTGTTCCAGCAACTGTACCTCGGGCCGTCGGGGTACCGCGACCTGGAAGGCGGCGAGCCGGACCTTTATGAAGGATCGACGGAGGATCTGGAGCTACCCCCGGCAGGGTTCATGGCGGACGAGCCGATTCTGATCGAACCGGCGACGATCGAGTCCCTGACAGCGGACTTCGAGATCGGAGTCGTGACGGGACGCCCCCGGGCCGAGGCGCATCTGGCCCTCGACAGGGTGGGGCTCTCGGTGCCCGCCGATCGGCTCTACGCGATGGAGGACTGGACGGGCAAACCCGACCCCACGGCACTGATCCAGGTCGCCGAACGGACGGGCGCCGAAACACTCGCCTTCGCCGGGGACACCCGGGACGACGTGCGAACGGCCGTGAACGCGACCGAGCGCGATCAGCGACGCGAGTACTACGGAATCGGGGTCCTCACGGGCGGGCTCGCGGGCGAGAGTGGGCGAGCAGCCTTCGAGTCGGTCGGGGCCGCGGCGGTGGTGGAGACGGTCAACGAGTTGCCGACGATCCTGGAATCGGTCTGA